Proteins co-encoded in one Marinobacter qingdaonensis genomic window:
- a CDS encoding Maf family protein, with the protein MARIILASASPRRSELLRQIGLTFSIRPADVDETPIPGESPAVYVERLARAKAEAVAAGAPEALVLGSDTSVVLDEVILGKPVSRDDAAATLQRLSGQVHQVMTAIALVGAGQCRSLVVTTDVRFRTLSAGEIEAYVASGEPMDKAGSYGIQGLGGIFVSELRGSYSAVVGLPLQETAALLENAGHPVWENWPNSLESRT; encoded by the coding sequence ATGGCCAGGATCATCCTTGCATCGGCCTCGCCGCGGCGTTCGGAGTTACTGCGGCAGATCGGCCTGACCTTTTCCATCCGGCCGGCCGACGTCGACGAAACCCCCATACCCGGCGAGTCGCCGGCGGTCTATGTCGAGCGTCTGGCCCGGGCCAAGGCTGAGGCGGTTGCGGCCGGCGCACCGGAGGCCCTGGTGCTGGGGTCTGACACCTCGGTGGTCCTGGACGAGGTGATCCTCGGCAAACCGGTCAGCCGGGACGATGCCGCGGCCACCCTGCAGCGCTTGTCCGGTCAGGTCCATCAGGTGATGACTGCCATTGCCCTGGTAGGCGCGGGCCAGTGCCGGAGCCTGGTGGTAACCACCGACGTCCGGTTCCGCACCCTGTCAGCTGGTGAAATAGAGGCCTACGTGGCCAGTGGCGAGCCCATGGACAAGGCCGGCAGTTATGGAATCCAGGGCCTAGGTGGTATTTTTGTTAGTGAATTGCGGGGCAGTTACAGTGCCGTGGTCGGCCTGCCGCTGCAGGAAACCGCAGCGCTCCTGGAAAACGCCGGTCATCCGGTCTGGGAAAACTGGCCTAACAGTCTGGAGAGCCGAACATGA
- the rng gene encoding ribonuclease G gives MSEEILINVTPVETRVALVENGMLQEAYIERTSRKGIVGNIYKGKVVRVLPGMEAAFVDIGLERAAFIHASDVVSQSADDEPSEGPKTVPDIRTLLREGQSLVVQVTKDPIGTKGARLTTQLSIPSRYLVFMPGVSHVGISQRIEDENERARLKGLVETAAAEDTEVNGGYIIRTAAEAASPEELIGDMTYLHRLSLSIQERIARVQAPAVVYQDLPLFIRTIRDLIRPQTEKVRIDSRESHQRVIEFVEEFVTEFADRVEYYPGERPIFDLYSVEDEIQKALSRKVQLKSGGYVIIDQTEAMTTIDINTGGFVGHRNLEETIFKTNLEAARAISRQLRLRNLGGIIIIDFIDMEDPEHQRQVHRMLEKMLERDHAKTKITGVSELGLVEMTRKRTTESLGQVLCEPCPVCDGRGFLKTCETVCYEIFREILRVNRAYDAENYLVMASQSVVDRLLDEESDNVADLETFISKTIRFQVEPFYSQEQYDVVLL, from the coding sequence ATGAGCGAAGAGATCCTGATCAACGTGACGCCCGTGGAAACCCGCGTGGCGCTCGTTGAAAACGGAATGCTGCAGGAAGCCTACATCGAGCGAACGAGTCGCAAGGGCATCGTCGGCAATATCTACAAAGGCAAGGTGGTCCGGGTGCTACCGGGTATGGAAGCGGCGTTCGTCGACATCGGCCTGGAGCGGGCGGCGTTCATTCACGCCTCGGATGTGGTGTCCCAGTCCGCGGACGATGAGCCGTCGGAGGGCCCGAAGACGGTGCCGGACATTCGCACCCTGCTGCGGGAAGGACAATCGCTGGTGGTGCAGGTCACCAAGGACCCGATTGGCACCAAGGGCGCCCGGCTGACCACCCAGTTGTCGATCCCGTCCCGCTACCTGGTGTTCATGCCCGGCGTCAGCCATGTCGGCATTTCCCAACGCATCGAGGATGAAAACGAGCGCGCCCGGCTGAAAGGCCTGGTCGAGACCGCAGCCGCGGAAGACACCGAGGTTAACGGGGGCTACATCATCCGCACGGCGGCGGAAGCGGCCTCGCCGGAAGAGCTCATCGGCGACATGACCTACCTGCACCGCCTGAGTCTGTCGATCCAGGAGCGCATTGCCCGGGTGCAGGCGCCCGCCGTGGTCTACCAGGACTTGCCCCTGTTCATCCGAACCATCCGGGACCTGATTCGGCCCCAGACCGAAAAGGTGCGCATCGACAGTCGCGAGAGCCACCAGCGGGTCATCGAATTCGTCGAGGAGTTCGTCACCGAATTTGCCGATCGGGTCGAGTATTACCCTGGTGAGCGGCCAATCTTCGACCTTTACTCGGTCGAGGATGAGATCCAGAAAGCGCTCAGTCGGAAGGTCCAGTTGAAGTCCGGTGGCTATGTCATCATCGACCAGACCGAGGCGATGACCACCATCGACATCAACACCGGTGGCTTCGTTGGTCACCGCAACCTCGAAGAAACCATTTTCAAGACCAACCTGGAGGCGGCCCGGGCGATCAGCCGACAGCTGCGCCTGCGGAACCTCGGTGGCATCATCATCATCGATTTCATCGACATGGAAGATCCCGAGCACCAGCGGCAGGTGCACCGGATGCTGGAGAAGATGCTCGAGCGGGATCACGCCAAGACCAAGATCACCGGCGTGTCGGAGCTGGGTCTGGTGGAAATGACCCGCAAGCGCACCACCGAGAGTCTCGGTCAGGTGCTGTGCGAGCCCTGTCCGGTGTGCGATGGCCGCGGCTTCCTGAAAACCTGCGAGACCGTGTGCTACGAGATTTTCCGGGAAATTCTCCGGGTCAATCGCGCCTACGACGCCGAGAACTATCTGGTGATGGCGTCGCAGAGTGTGGTCGACCGGCTGCTGGACGAGGAATCCGACAACGTCGCCGACCTGGAGACCTTCATCAGCAAGACCATCCGGTTCCAGGTGGAGCCGTTCTACAGTCAGGAGCAGTACGATGTGGTGCTGCTCTGA
- a CDS encoding YhdP family protein, whose product MSAANHNAKGPGQPAESAPVRFAARLSSLIWWLLLVVLLLFALYAGLGRQLTRNVDNFADDLARELSERTGQEVAIGRLSSQWFWLDPAFTARNISVTSARTGITIAEVDHLRVRFDFLSSLRRLRLVFDDFEVDGVQLALNQTEEGELGVPGADLPEPVNNRLNDWLRLAGQWLSDPYVKITRLSLGIRDNEGLERYIDVPQLDLVYRRGLFRASGRAIKGGTTEQLASFSLVGQHFFRGDFTGQVYLDVDSGRLFDGLIDEYQWRSIRVEGFDLGGEAWLTFRAGELEQVSGTVTTPYLQLGVGEESLAPIEGIRARFGWRRTAAAPGEEARTGDVDLPGEWHLKQLEWTWNGDQVSPFSLRLAPEPGGVTVIADALPLGPSRRLLSLLPILPEAGTRALLNYRPRGYLDQVLLWLPDDASDFELSGRLRNVSLKAVGGAPGATGVWGSLFVTRNSGYVEIAAGDDPVSLAFPQLFNAGWSFSELEGLVAWQLDGPITRVYSDNLRMAYGETTRFSGAFDLKLDRYGEDNLGLRVGVENANQAMLADFVPAKVVDAQLYDWLTTAIEQAQISGVYYGHGRIDSEAPSGSFASSMRYDFDSASVSYDPRWPRVTDASGQVQVQGRNARVLLDQATTGGLALSSGTVTVEPSQAGTVIGVQAAAAVPGAAIDFWLRNSPLGEMAGAEAESLRYGGQYRLNLDLDLPLAEGRSPVVQARIQAQGASIAYPQADLAWQDITGNLTYHSENGFSGGPLNASFLGSPVTISLARSASGSALTVRQSGRLPVAEALALAGADAERTYGLDGALSYTAGLDIGADSVSKIEIRSDLEGVSINWPEPLAKRAEEAAPLRLTVDPQAPEGLSVRALWENRSYFEVRQQATGVEVTVGHVYLGRHTLENIAIEALDLGDRWVVSARSERAVGRVSIPRDGSLIMADFETLRLPGSDPVGDPEPETEPASLEAFRSLDLGSWPDVDVTIADLRLAEESLGNWSFRLRPEPDRLQVANIEGRLNSLTLVGDMTWSLVDERQVSRFTGSITGGELADLNSLLGAQIPLTNTATKIELDLDWPGRPDDIAVAELNGEVSLRLDEGIILEQNNTAQLFRVFNLLNSDTLWRRLKLDFSDLYERGVAFDAISGKARLERGVVTMDPELQVVGPSGAFKLSGSTNVATEDLDMRLVVVLPLTQNLPLAALLMGAGAPIGGALFVLDKILGDPLSKLTSATYGVTGTWDDPRVDLRRVFDTGQ is encoded by the coding sequence ATGTCTGCCGCCAACCACAACGCCAAGGGCCCCGGGCAACCGGCCGAAAGTGCGCCAGTGAGGTTTGCGGCCAGACTGTCCAGCCTGATCTGGTGGTTGCTGCTCGTGGTGCTCCTGCTGTTTGCCCTGTACGCGGGGCTCGGGCGCCAGTTGACGCGCAACGTCGACAACTTTGCCGATGACCTGGCCCGTGAACTCTCGGAACGCACCGGGCAGGAGGTGGCGATCGGCAGGCTGTCCTCGCAGTGGTTCTGGCTTGACCCCGCGTTTACCGCGCGCAACATCTCGGTCACCAGCGCCAGAACGGGCATCACCATCGCCGAGGTGGATCATCTCCGGGTCCGGTTTGATTTCCTGTCTTCCCTGCGCCGACTCCGGCTTGTTTTCGACGACTTTGAGGTCGACGGCGTCCAGCTGGCGCTGAACCAGACCGAAGAAGGCGAACTGGGGGTTCCCGGTGCCGACCTGCCGGAACCGGTCAACAACCGGTTGAACGACTGGCTGCGGCTGGCCGGCCAGTGGCTGTCCGATCCCTACGTGAAAATCACCCGCCTGAGTCTGGGGATCCGTGACAACGAAGGTCTGGAGCGGTACATCGATGTGCCCCAGCTGGACCTGGTCTACCGTCGGGGTCTGTTTCGGGCCTCGGGCCGCGCGATCAAGGGCGGTACCACTGAGCAGCTGGCCAGTTTCAGCCTGGTCGGACAACACTTCTTCCGGGGCGATTTCACCGGTCAGGTGTACCTGGATGTGGATTCCGGGCGCTTGTTTGATGGCCTGATCGACGAATACCAGTGGCGCAGCATCCGGGTCGAGGGGTTTGATCTCGGTGGCGAGGCCTGGTTGACCTTCCGCGCGGGTGAGCTGGAACAGGTCAGCGGCACGGTCACCACGCCCTACCTGCAATTGGGGGTGGGGGAAGAATCGCTGGCGCCGATCGAGGGTATCCGCGCCCGATTTGGCTGGCGTCGGACGGCGGCAGCGCCGGGCGAGGAGGCGCGGACCGGCGACGTCGACCTGCCCGGTGAGTGGCATCTGAAACAGCTGGAATGGACTTGGAACGGCGATCAGGTGTCGCCGTTCAGCCTGCGATTGGCACCGGAGCCCGGTGGAGTGACGGTGATCGCCGATGCCCTGCCGCTGGGGCCGTCCCGTCGGCTCCTGTCGCTGCTGCCGATCCTGCCCGAGGCCGGGACCCGCGCGTTACTCAACTACCGGCCCAGGGGCTACCTGGATCAGGTGTTGTTGTGGCTGCCCGACGACGCCAGCGACTTTGAACTCTCCGGTCGCCTGCGCAACGTTAGCCTGAAAGCGGTCGGTGGCGCGCCCGGAGCGACCGGGGTCTGGGGCAGCCTGTTCGTCACCCGGAACTCCGGTTACGTCGAGATTGCCGCCGGCGACGACCCCGTGTCGCTGGCGTTTCCCCAATTATTCAACGCCGGCTGGAGCTTTTCCGAGCTCGAAGGCCTGGTGGCCTGGCAGCTCGATGGCCCCATCACCCGGGTCTATTCCGACAACCTGCGCATGGCTTACGGCGAGACCACCCGGTTCTCCGGCGCGTTCGACCTCAAGCTCGATCGCTACGGCGAGGACAATCTTGGCCTGAGGGTCGGCGTGGAAAACGCCAACCAAGCCATGCTGGCGGACTTTGTGCCTGCCAAGGTGGTGGATGCGCAGCTTTACGACTGGCTGACCACGGCCATCGAACAGGCGCAGATCAGCGGAGTCTATTACGGTCACGGTCGCATCGATTCCGAGGCGCCTTCCGGCTCCTTTGCCTCGTCCATGCGCTACGACTTCGACAGCGCCTCGGTGAGCTATGACCCTCGCTGGCCGCGGGTGACCGACGCCAGTGGGCAGGTGCAGGTGCAGGGCCGGAATGCGCGAGTCCTGCTGGATCAGGCAACAACCGGCGGTCTGGCCCTGTCCTCCGGCACGGTCACCGTCGAGCCCTCGCAGGCAGGGACGGTCATTGGCGTTCAGGCAGCGGCTGCAGTGCCAGGGGCCGCCATTGATTTCTGGCTGCGCAACAGCCCCCTCGGCGAGATGGCCGGAGCGGAAGCCGAGAGCTTGCGGTATGGCGGCCAATACCGGTTGAATCTTGATCTTGACCTCCCGCTGGCCGAGGGCCGGTCCCCGGTGGTGCAGGCGCGCATCCAGGCTCAGGGGGCCAGTATTGCCTATCCCCAGGCCGACCTGGCCTGGCAGGACATCACCGGAAACCTGACCTACCATTCCGAAAACGGTTTTTCCGGCGGGCCGCTCAATGCCTCGTTTCTGGGCTCGCCGGTGACCATCAGCCTGGCCCGCAGCGCGTCCGGCTCGGCCCTGACGGTGCGGCAGTCGGGCCGGCTGCCGGTGGCCGAGGCCCTGGCGCTGGCCGGCGCGGACGCGGAGCGCACCTATGGCCTGGACGGGGCACTGTCGTACACGGCGGGCCTGGACATCGGTGCCGACAGTGTGTCCAAGATCGAGATCCGCAGCGATCTTGAGGGTGTGAGCATCAACTGGCCCGAGCCTCTGGCCAAGCGCGCCGAGGAAGCCGCGCCCCTGCGCCTGACGGTCGATCCCCAGGCCCCCGAGGGCCTGTCGGTACGGGCATTGTGGGAAAACCGCTCGTATTTCGAGGTGCGCCAGCAGGCGACGGGCGTGGAAGTAACCGTTGGCCATGTGTACCTGGGCCGGCACACCCTGGAAAACATCGCCATTGAGGCCCTGGATCTGGGCGACCGCTGGGTGGTGAGCGCGCGCTCCGAGCGAGCCGTGGGCCGGGTTTCGATTCCCCGGGACGGCAGCCTGATCATGGCCGATTTCGAGACGCTACGCCTGCCCGGTTCCGACCCGGTTGGCGACCCCGAGCCAGAGACGGAGCCGGCGTCGCTGGAGGCCTTTCGGTCGCTGGACCTGGGCTCCTGGCCCGATGTGGATGTCACCATTGCCGACCTGAGGCTGGCCGAGGAGAGTCTGGGTAACTGGAGTTTCCGATTGCGGCCGGAGCCCGACCGCCTGCAGGTGGCCAACATTGAGGGGCGCCTGAATTCTCTCACGCTGGTGGGCGATATGACCTGGAGCCTGGTCGATGAACGGCAGGTGAGCCGCTTTACCGGCTCGATCACCGGCGGTGAGCTGGCCGACCTGAACAGCTTGCTGGGGGCGCAGATTCCCCTGACCAACACCGCCACCAAGATTGAGCTGGATCTGGATTGGCCCGGCCGGCCGGATGACATCGCAGTGGCGGAACTGAATGGCGAAGTCAGCCTGCGCCTTGATGAGGGCATCATTCTGGAGCAGAACAACACCGCCCAGTTGTTCCGGGTTTTCAACCTGCTCAATTCCGACACCCTCTGGCGCCGGCTCAAACTCGATTTCTCCGACCTGTACGAACGGGGCGTGGCCTTCGACGCCATTTCCGGCAAGGCCCGGCTCGAGCGCGGCGTGGTCACCATGGATCCGGAGCTTCAGGTGGTTGGGCCCTCCGGGGCATTCAAGTTGAGTGGCTCCACCAACGTCGCCACCGAAGACCTGGATATGCGCCTGGTGGTGGTGTTGCCCCTGACCCAGAACCTGCCGCTGGCGGCCCTGTTGATGGGCGCGGGCGCGCCGATCGGGGGGGCGCTGTTTGTGCTCGACAAGATTCTGGGCGATCCTTTGAGCAAACTGACGAGTGCCACCTACGGGGTGACCGGTACCTGGGATGACCCCAGGGTGGACCTCAGACGCGTGTTTGATACCGGCCAATAA